In Papaver somniferum cultivar HN1 chromosome 1, ASM357369v1, whole genome shotgun sequence, a genomic segment contains:
- the LOC113320515 gene encoding cation/H(+) antiporter 15-like isoform X1: MDFRGILAESPLDVPTVIKNCQGYFGNVSEKHEFIGKNFVMWEVLPLQLLQRKSNMWLGDDPFNYSLPVFLAQISITALVTSTMEFLLKPIGVTSFVAQMIGAIITGPSGVGRSWLMANKIFTYSSLYVLETVQYFGSMFFLFLIGVKSDMGMVKRSGKMAWVVGFLSFLLPVILSSAVAFITVSRNHTFFPTDAAMGFYAIAGLTSVSSPHVINAFLSDLKLLNSELGRIAVSASMVSGCCSLLSVFLVLTIVQSSRATVAYSFWWTILSCLLIILVILYVIRPIMYWINKRTADNMVVKEGYLIFIFLTVLVSSLLGEIVGQHYLVGPLLLGLVVPPGPPLGAAIENKLECFVTGILVPVIVIARACVFQVYDIRMSTFWGVQLISLFSFFGKLLGTLIPAFYSGMPYQDAIILGLIMNVQGVLDIQIWVRSISLQLISRELYGCLVLTMVIFTGAISIIVKFFYDPSSKYASYRRKTIQHSKPNAELRILACVYHEENVPSIVKLLEASNATTYSPICVYALHLVQLQGRATPLLIAHKTRPRTENSDMDPTTRIIMNSFSLYAHHNRGIVSLNSFTAISPYNIMHEDVCSLGFDKRTSLIIIPFHHQHPAILSKSVSSSAIRRVNMNILKKAPCSVGILIDKGETRPSTLGGMSNSSSPVSKVLVIFLSGPDDREALAYGARIGDDVNVNLTVIRFMQSDDRMQQQRTKEKKLDDDAIYAFRHQTAGFKNVEYIEEAVKDGVDLISSIKEMERSFELVIVGRDHGQESLKLFAAFSEWNEFPELGIIGDMLVSSDSKASGCILVMQQRPPKEEERIQKIKSLK, encoded by the exons AGGGCTATTTTGGTAACGTCTCGGAGAAGCACGAATTCATTGGTAAGAATTTTGTAATGTGGGAAGTTCTACCGCTTCAATTACTGCAGAGAAAGTCCAACATGTGGTTGGGAGATGATCCTTTCAACTATTCACTTCCTGTTTTCTTGGCTCAGATTTCCATCACAGCTCTGGTAACATCAACCATGGAATTCCTATTGAAACCCATTGGTGTGACTTCTTTCGTTGCTCAGATGATC GGAGCTATAATCACGGGTCCTTCAGGTGTGGGGCGATCTTGGTTAATGGCTAACAAGATATTCACATATTCATCTTTGTATGTATTGGAAACAGTTCAGTACTTCGGTTCCATGTTTTTTCTGTTTCTTATAGGAGTAAAATCAGATATGGGTATGGTAAAGAGATCAGGAAAAATGGCATGGGTGGTAGGATTCCTTAGCTTCTTGCTACCTGTGATTCTCTCCTCGGCAGTGGCTTTCATTACTGTAAGCAGAAATCATACATTTTTTCCCACGGATGCAGCCATGGGTTTTTATGCTATTGCAGGATTAACATCCGTGAGTTCTCCTCACGTCATCAATGCCTTCTTGTCTGATCTAAAGCTCCTAAATTCCGAACTTGGCCGAATAGCTGTATCAGCATCCATGGTCAGTGGATGCTGCAGCTTACTTTCCGTCTTCTTAGTTTTAACAATTGTACAAAGCAGCAGAGCGACGGTTGCATACAGCTTCTGGTGGACAATTCTCAGTTGTTTACTAATCATCCTAGTTATTCTCTATGTTATACGACCCATAATGTACTGGATAAACAAACGCACAGCAGATAACATGGTAGTCAAGGAAGGATACCTAATCTTCATATTTCTTACGGTTTTGGTTTCTTCATTGCTCGGTGAGATTGTTGGGCAGCATTATTTGGTAGGTCCATTGCTTCTGGGTTTGGTCGTTCCACCTGGACCGCCATTAGGAGCCGCAATAGAAAATAAACTCGAGTGTTTCGTCACCGGTATACTTGTGCCAGTAATTGTGATTGCTAGAGCATGTGTTTTCCAGGTATACGATATAAGAATGTCAACTTTCTGGGGAGTTCAGCTAATATCCTTGTTCAGCTTTTTTGGGAAGTTGTTAGGAACTTTAATCCCTGCTTTCTATTCCGGAATGCCTTACCAAGATGCTATCATTCTAGGACTCATCATGAATGTCCAAGGTGTGCTAGACATTCAGATATGGGTGCGATCAATAAGTCTACAACTCATCAGCAGGGAACTTTACGGATGTCTCGTGTTAACTATGGTGATTTTTACTGGAGCAATCTCAATCATAGTGAAATTTTTCTACGATCCCTCGAGCAAATACGCATCTTACAGAAGAAAAACCATCCAGCACTCTAAACCCAACGCGGAGCTTCGTATACTAGCTTGTGTCTACCACGAAGAGAATGTCCCGAGCATTGTCAAACTCCTTGAAGCTTCCAATGCAACAACATACAGTCCTATCTGCGTCTATGCCCTTCACCTGGTTCAACTTCAAGGTCGTGCAACACCTTTACTTATCGCTCACAAAACAAGGCCTAGAACCGAGAACTCGGATATGGACCCGACAACAAGAATCATTATGAATTCCTTTTCATTATATGCACATCACAACAGAGGAATAGTTTCATTGAATTCTTTCACGGCCATCTCACCTTATAATATAATGCATGAAGATGTTTGCTCACTTGGTTTCGATAAAAGAACCTCCCTGATAATTATACcctttcaccaccaacacccagCTATTCTTTCTAAGTCTGTGTCCTCATCAGCGATCCGAAGAGTAAACATGAACATTCTCAAAAAGGCACCTTGTTCTGTAGGAATCCTAATTGACAAAGGTGAAACCAGACCCTCTACTCTTGGTGGTATGAGTAACAGCAGCTCTCCAGTATCAAAGGTTTTGGTTATATTCTTGAGCGGTCCAGATGATCGTGAGGCATTGGCTTATGGTGCTCGAATTGGAGATGATGTTAACGTAAACTTGACAGTTATTAGATTCATGCAATCTGATGATAGGATGCAGCAGCaaagaacaaaagagaagaagCTGGATGATGATGCAATATATGCGTTTAGGCATCAAACTGCAGGTTTCAAGAATGTGGAGTACATCGAAGAAGCGGTGAAAGATGGTGTAGATCTTATTTCGAGTATTAAAGAAATGGAAAGGTCGTTCGAGCTTGTGATTGTTGGACGAGATCATGGGCAAGAATCATTAAAACTATTCGCTGCTTTTAGTGAATGGAATGAGTTCCCGGAATTAGGGATTATAGGTGATATGCTTGTTTCTTCTGACTCTAAAGCGTCTGGGTGTATATTGGTCATGCAACAACGTCcaccaaaagaagaagaaagaatacaAAAAATTAAGTCCCTCAAATAA
- the LOC113320515 gene encoding cation/H(+) antiporter 15-like isoform X2: MANKIFTYSSLYVLETVQYFGSMFFLFLIGVKSDMGMVKRSGKMAWVVGFLSFLLPVILSSAVAFITVSRNHTFFPTDAAMGFYAIAGLTSVSSPHVINAFLSDLKLLNSELGRIAVSASMVSGCCSLLSVFLVLTIVQSSRATVAYSFWWTILSCLLIILVILYVIRPIMYWINKRTADNMVVKEGYLIFIFLTVLVSSLLGEIVGQHYLVGPLLLGLVVPPGPPLGAAIENKLECFVTGILVPVIVIARACVFQVYDIRMSTFWGVQLISLFSFFGKLLGTLIPAFYSGMPYQDAIILGLIMNVQGVLDIQIWVRSISLQLISRELYGCLVLTMVIFTGAISIIVKFFYDPSSKYASYRRKTIQHSKPNAELRILACVYHEENVPSIVKLLEASNATTYSPICVYALHLVQLQGRATPLLIAHKTRPRTENSDMDPTTRIIMNSFSLYAHHNRGIVSLNSFTAISPYNIMHEDVCSLGFDKRTSLIIIPFHHQHPAILSKSVSSSAIRRVNMNILKKAPCSVGILIDKGETRPSTLGGMSNSSSPVSKVLVIFLSGPDDREALAYGARIGDDVNVNLTVIRFMQSDDRMQQQRTKEKKLDDDAIYAFRHQTAGFKNVEYIEEAVKDGVDLISSIKEMERSFELVIVGRDHGQESLKLFAAFSEWNEFPELGIIGDMLVSSDSKASGCILVMQQRPPKEEERIQKIKSLK, from the coding sequence ATGGCTAACAAGATATTCACATATTCATCTTTGTATGTATTGGAAACAGTTCAGTACTTCGGTTCCATGTTTTTTCTGTTTCTTATAGGAGTAAAATCAGATATGGGTATGGTAAAGAGATCAGGAAAAATGGCATGGGTGGTAGGATTCCTTAGCTTCTTGCTACCTGTGATTCTCTCCTCGGCAGTGGCTTTCATTACTGTAAGCAGAAATCATACATTTTTTCCCACGGATGCAGCCATGGGTTTTTATGCTATTGCAGGATTAACATCCGTGAGTTCTCCTCACGTCATCAATGCCTTCTTGTCTGATCTAAAGCTCCTAAATTCCGAACTTGGCCGAATAGCTGTATCAGCATCCATGGTCAGTGGATGCTGCAGCTTACTTTCCGTCTTCTTAGTTTTAACAATTGTACAAAGCAGCAGAGCGACGGTTGCATACAGCTTCTGGTGGACAATTCTCAGTTGTTTACTAATCATCCTAGTTATTCTCTATGTTATACGACCCATAATGTACTGGATAAACAAACGCACAGCAGATAACATGGTAGTCAAGGAAGGATACCTAATCTTCATATTTCTTACGGTTTTGGTTTCTTCATTGCTCGGTGAGATTGTTGGGCAGCATTATTTGGTAGGTCCATTGCTTCTGGGTTTGGTCGTTCCACCTGGACCGCCATTAGGAGCCGCAATAGAAAATAAACTCGAGTGTTTCGTCACCGGTATACTTGTGCCAGTAATTGTGATTGCTAGAGCATGTGTTTTCCAGGTATACGATATAAGAATGTCAACTTTCTGGGGAGTTCAGCTAATATCCTTGTTCAGCTTTTTTGGGAAGTTGTTAGGAACTTTAATCCCTGCTTTCTATTCCGGAATGCCTTACCAAGATGCTATCATTCTAGGACTCATCATGAATGTCCAAGGTGTGCTAGACATTCAGATATGGGTGCGATCAATAAGTCTACAACTCATCAGCAGGGAACTTTACGGATGTCTCGTGTTAACTATGGTGATTTTTACTGGAGCAATCTCAATCATAGTGAAATTTTTCTACGATCCCTCGAGCAAATACGCATCTTACAGAAGAAAAACCATCCAGCACTCTAAACCCAACGCGGAGCTTCGTATACTAGCTTGTGTCTACCACGAAGAGAATGTCCCGAGCATTGTCAAACTCCTTGAAGCTTCCAATGCAACAACATACAGTCCTATCTGCGTCTATGCCCTTCACCTGGTTCAACTTCAAGGTCGTGCAACACCTTTACTTATCGCTCACAAAACAAGGCCTAGAACCGAGAACTCGGATATGGACCCGACAACAAGAATCATTATGAATTCCTTTTCATTATATGCACATCACAACAGAGGAATAGTTTCATTGAATTCTTTCACGGCCATCTCACCTTATAATATAATGCATGAAGATGTTTGCTCACTTGGTTTCGATAAAAGAACCTCCCTGATAATTATACcctttcaccaccaacacccagCTATTCTTTCTAAGTCTGTGTCCTCATCAGCGATCCGAAGAGTAAACATGAACATTCTCAAAAAGGCACCTTGTTCTGTAGGAATCCTAATTGACAAAGGTGAAACCAGACCCTCTACTCTTGGTGGTATGAGTAACAGCAGCTCTCCAGTATCAAAGGTTTTGGTTATATTCTTGAGCGGTCCAGATGATCGTGAGGCATTGGCTTATGGTGCTCGAATTGGAGATGATGTTAACGTAAACTTGACAGTTATTAGATTCATGCAATCTGATGATAGGATGCAGCAGCaaagaacaaaagagaagaagCTGGATGATGATGCAATATATGCGTTTAGGCATCAAACTGCAGGTTTCAAGAATGTGGAGTACATCGAAGAAGCGGTGAAAGATGGTGTAGATCTTATTTCGAGTATTAAAGAAATGGAAAGGTCGTTCGAGCTTGTGATTGTTGGACGAGATCATGGGCAAGAATCATTAAAACTATTCGCTGCTTTTAGTGAATGGAATGAGTTCCCGGAATTAGGGATTATAGGTGATATGCTTGTTTCTTCTGACTCTAAAGCGTCTGGGTGTATATTGGTCATGCAACAACGTCcaccaaaagaagaagaaagaatacaAAAAATTAAGTCCCTCAAATAA